One genomic region from Halobacteria archaeon AArc-dxtr1 encodes:
- a CDS encoding DNA-directed RNA polymerase subunit M — MQFCGECGSIMHTEGDTWVCRSCENEEPRDSQAEAAMATRDGQRDGGAPAVADATQGTTETMQEPCPAGDCDGDRAYSEMMPKPGGSYEVRLFTCVECGHKWRES; from the coding sequence ATGCAATTCTGTGGCGAGTGCGGTTCGATCATGCACACGGAGGGCGACACGTGGGTGTGTCGCTCCTGTGAGAACGAGGAGCCGCGGGACTCGCAAGCAGAAGCGGCGATGGCGACCCGGGATGGACAGCGGGACGGCGGGGCACCGGCCGTAGCCGACGCGACCCAGGGCACCACCGAGACGATGCAGGAGCCCTGCCCGGCCGGGGACTGCGACGGCGACCGGGCCTACTCCGAGATGATGCCGAAGCCGGGCGGCTCCTACGAGGTTCGGCTGTTCACCTGCGTCGAGTGTGGCCACAAGTGGCGCGAGTCTTGA
- a CDS encoding transcription factor: MAFEDLLEDPVIQKYLHELVGPTGMPVAAAPPDGEVTDEELAESLDLELNDVRRALFILYENDLATYRRLRDEDSGWLTYLWTFEYENIPENLEEEMYRLHDALEDRREYERNHEFYLCEICSIRFEFGEAMDFGFECPECGSPVESMDNNRLVDSMDDRLAQLEDELNVDA; encoded by the coding sequence ATGGCTTTTGAGGACCTGCTCGAAGATCCAGTCATCCAGAAGTACTTACACGAGCTGGTCGGTCCCACGGGGATGCCCGTCGCGGCGGCACCGCCGGACGGGGAAGTGACCGACGAGGAGCTTGCGGAGTCGCTCGATCTCGAGTTAAACGACGTGCGGCGGGCCCTGTTTATTCTCTACGAGAACGATCTCGCCACCTACCGACGCCTGCGAGACGAGGACTCGGGCTGGCTCACCTACCTCTGGACGTTCGAATACGAGAACATTCCGGAGAACCTAGAAGAGGAGATGTACCGGCTCCACGACGCTTTGGAGGACCGCCGGGAGTACGAGCGAAATCACGAGTTCTACCTCTGTGAGATCTGCTCGATCCGGTTCGAGTTCGGCGAGGCGATGGACTTTGGTTTCGAGTGTCCGGAGTGTGGCTCGCCCGTCGAATCGATGGACAACAATCGCTTGGTCGATTCGATGGACGACCGTCTCGCACAGCTCGAGGACGAACTCAACGTGGACGCCTAG
- a CDS encoding restriction endonuclease has translation MTEAALLDDLSGFEFEDVMEDVFRKLGYENVRQAERTADMGRDIVMEEVVDGTHRAVVVECKHTDAVSRPVVQKLHSAVATYDFDGPKRGIVATTGRFTAPAREYAADLRAAGDPHPIELVDGTDLRELADEVGLDLYNGRIEIICEETLRPLDPTGSVADPVREAFRGVENLDAAVELPSPRSSVAFEPVVTITAEVDAVFETAVGVVHRVDETETVAVRAVRGQPAVLRGPVRRLVSEHRHRTTDLDESRFAEIFDDVAVTRFGRTETEYKEWAVDRFRERHTATVSYTGDNNVTYTKTCEPRQSDVSVQSITPVYVPRVRQAVEVGEYRYPYAYYAAGPSRVTTEDGIRRCVHCGTDDSDATYTYCDNCGSINCADHIRTERLESEPVCTGCAVTERFALKTKYFYDEDNREAFQAEYEAMALHEKVRENPALLAGLVAFGLVVLVGILSSVGVV, from the coding sequence ATGACCGAGGCGGCGCTGCTCGACGACCTCTCCGGGTTCGAGTTCGAGGACGTGATGGAAGACGTGTTCAGAAAGCTCGGCTACGAGAACGTTCGGCAGGCCGAGCGGACGGCCGATATGGGACGGGACATCGTTATGGAGGAGGTCGTCGACGGCACCCACCGGGCCGTCGTCGTCGAGTGCAAACACACCGACGCGGTCAGTCGCCCCGTCGTCCAGAAGCTCCACTCTGCGGTCGCGACGTACGACTTTGACGGCCCGAAACGCGGCATAGTCGCGACAACCGGCCGGTTTACCGCCCCTGCCCGGGAGTACGCCGCCGATCTGCGGGCTGCAGGCGATCCGCATCCGATCGAACTCGTCGACGGCACCGACCTGCGCGAACTGGCCGACGAGGTCGGTCTCGACCTCTACAACGGACGCATCGAGATCATCTGCGAGGAGACGCTTCGCCCGCTCGACCCCACGGGATCGGTCGCGGACCCCGTCCGGGAGGCGTTTCGCGGCGTCGAGAATCTCGACGCTGCGGTGGAGCTGCCGTCGCCACGCTCCAGCGTCGCGTTCGAGCCCGTCGTCACGATCACAGCTGAGGTAGACGCCGTCTTCGAGACCGCCGTCGGCGTCGTCCACCGGGTCGACGAGACGGAGACGGTCGCCGTCCGGGCCGTGCGAGGACAGCCGGCCGTGCTTCGGGGCCCTGTCCGCCGGCTCGTCTCCGAACACCGCCACCGGACGACCGACCTCGACGAGTCCCGGTTCGCCGAGATCTTCGACGACGTGGCGGTCACCCGATTCGGTCGCACCGAGACTGAGTACAAGGAGTGGGCTGTCGACCGATTTCGCGAGCGCCACACGGCGACCGTCTCCTACACCGGCGACAACAACGTCACCTACACCAAGACCTGCGAGCCGCGCCAGTCCGACGTCTCCGTCCAGTCGATCACTCCCGTCTACGTCCCCCGGGTTCGCCAGGCGGTCGAGGTAGGTGAGTACCGCTACCCCTACGCCTACTACGCGGCGGGCCCCTCGCGGGTGACGACCGAGGACGGAATCCGACGCTGTGTCCACTGCGGGACTGACGATAGCGACGCGACCTACACCTACTGCGACAACTGCGGGAGCATCAACTGCGCGGACCACATCCGGACCGAGCGCCTGGAGAGTGAGCCGGTCTGTACCGGCTGTGCGGTTACCGAGCGCTTTGCGCTTAAGACGAAGTACTTCTACGACGAGGACAATCGGGAGGCGTTCCAGGCCGAGTACGAGGCGATGGCCCTCCACGAGAAGGTTCGGGAGAATCCGGCGCTGCTCGCTGGGTTGGTGGCTTTCGGGCTGGTTGTGCTCGTCGGGATTCTCTCGAGCGTGGGCGTCGTCTGA
- a CDS encoding DUF2110 family protein, whose protein sequence is MVVLATKVYVEGDARERTLDSLRSLVDNEIGELDVSYEIGVRHDDFPSVTIEGDDATVARNVLREAFGEIVPDLEPGETYVGTLASWDEDGFVLDAGQDDGVRISTDELELGPGSATQIRDRYGLVQHMPLRFVYGDADAEGGAPSRLADEERDRLYEWTRGDGRLNVNSATRAEVRATLNRAGHAQDYVTVERIGLLEQSVICTEDTDPPGLLASIGEYLPAELRCVVP, encoded by the coding sequence ATGGTCGTACTCGCAACCAAAGTCTACGTCGAGGGCGACGCCCGCGAGCGAACGCTCGACTCGCTTCGCTCGCTCGTAGACAACGAGATCGGCGAGCTGGACGTCTCCTACGAGATCGGCGTCCGCCACGACGACTTCCCCTCGGTGACGATCGAGGGCGACGACGCGACGGTCGCTCGCAACGTCCTTCGGGAGGCGTTCGGCGAGATCGTCCCGGACCTCGAACCGGGCGAGACCTACGTCGGAACGCTCGCGTCCTGGGACGAGGACGGCTTCGTTCTCGACGCCGGACAGGACGACGGCGTCCGGATTTCAACTGACGAACTCGAGCTCGGTCCCGGATCGGCGACTCAGATCCGCGACCGGTACGGGCTGGTCCAGCACATGCCGCTGCGGTTCGTCTACGGCGACGCGGACGCCGAGGGCGGCGCACCCTCCCGGCTCGCCGACGAAGAGCGCGACCGACTCTACGAATGGACGCGAGGTGACGGCAGACTGAACGTCAACAGCGCCACTCGCGCCGAGGTACGGGCGACGCTCAACCGCGCCGGTCATGCCCAGGACTACGTCACCGTCGAGCGGATCGGCCTGTTAGAACAGAGCGTGATCTGCACGGAAGATACGGATCCACCGGGCTTGCTCGCGAGCATCGGCGAGTATCTGCCGGCAGAGCTGCGGTGTGTCGTCCCCTGA
- a CDS encoding DUF5803 family protein, which produces MNRRLALATVAVVALIGLAGCTALFSGISDEDLDRDQEYDDLREENATVAVDIEGGGILSSGEFRAVYDLNETDELSMYQEGFYSDSALNIHSVRYWYPDNGTELTGSELEIDQGDTSTDVVVPDGNGTLAISGPSDRNSFQLPAYVEGSYVVYLPEDQRTSNFLFGSASPSGYDREIVDSQERLSWEQLDSTISLQYYTAGNVAIFLGVAGVLVVFGGAGALYYYRQMKRLREQREELGLDVDLDDDGDEPPPGLK; this is translated from the coding sequence ATGAATCGCCGACTCGCACTCGCTACCGTCGCTGTCGTTGCCCTGATCGGACTCGCGGGCTGTACGGCGCTGTTCAGCGGCATCTCCGACGAGGATCTCGACCGAGATCAGGAGTACGACGATCTCCGCGAGGAGAACGCGACGGTCGCCGTCGACATCGAGGGCGGCGGGATACTGAGCAGCGGCGAGTTTCGCGCCGTGTACGACCTAAACGAGACCGACGAGCTCTCGATGTACCAGGAAGGGTTCTACAGCGACAGCGCTCTCAATATCCACAGCGTTCGCTACTGGTACCCAGACAACGGAACGGAGCTGACGGGCTCTGAGCTCGAGATCGACCAGGGCGATACCAGCACGGACGTTGTGGTGCCAGACGGGAACGGAACGCTCGCGATCTCCGGACCGTCGGATCGGAACAGCTTCCAGCTACCCGCGTACGTCGAAGGGTCGTACGTCGTCTATCTCCCCGAAGATCAGCGAACCTCGAACTTCCTGTTCGGAAGCGCCAGTCCGAGTGGCTACGATCGCGAGATCGTCGACAGCCAGGAGCGACTCTCCTGGGAGCAGCTCGATAGCACGATCTCGCTGCAGTACTACACGGCTGGAAACGTCGCGATCTTCCTTGGCGTCGCGGGAGTGCTCGTCGTCTTCGGTGGCGCTGGGGCCCTCTACTACTATCGGCAGATGAAACGACTGCGCGAACAGCGCGAGGAGCTGGGACTCGACGTCGACTTGGACGACGACGGAGACGAGCCGCCACCCGGGCTCAAGTGA